A stretch of DNA from Francisella uliginis:
TATTACAATATAAGTTTGATATAAACAAATCCATTATTTCAAAATCAAAAAAAGAGATTGTTTTATCAACGAACTTTGGAAAATATATAGTAAGAAAAGATATAAGCAAATGGTCTCCTAACTATTTAAGTACCAAACTTATACCTGTCAGATTCAATAACATAAAAAACTCATTATCTCCATTATATAATGTTAGCTTACAGTTTAATGGACAAACAAATATATTTATAGTTTACCAAAATGGTTATACCTCTTTAGGAAACTTCTTAGATAAAAAAATTACCAATAAAACTTCCAAGCAAGAAATAGAAAACATATTAAGGCATAGATATGGTTCTGAAATCTCAAACCTAAAAGTGAGTGACTTAAGAAATTTCGAGAAAGAGTTAGTTTTAACATCAAAATTACAAACAATGATCCTTATAACTTTTTTAAAAATCCAGAACTTAATGAAAAAACGATAGAAAACTGTAACTTACTCTCTTTGCATCTATGTTTATTTAATCTAATATGTAACTATAAACATAGTATTTTATTAAATTTCATATGCCTATAAATCTTTATCATGAAAATGATTATCTAAGACAAAATAACGATATTGCTAAAAAAGAAAACTTCTCGCCTTTTCGTAGAGATTATGCGCGTGTTGTACACTCTTCATCATTTAGAAGACTACAAGCGAAGACTCAAATATTTCCAAGTTTTGAAAATGACTTTTTTAGAAATCGACTTACTCATTCTTTAGAAGTAGCCCAAATAGCCAAATCTATAGCAGTTAAACTAAATGCTGAACATGATCTTAACCTTGATTACGACCTTATCGAAACGGCTGCTCTTTGTCATGATATTGGTCACCCTCCTTTTGGACATAATGGTGAGGTTGCCTTAAATAAAAAAATGCACAATTTTGGTGGCTTTGAAAGTAATGCTCAGACACTTCGCTTAATTTCTCATACTGCAAAAAAAGATGTTGATCAAAAACAAAGCTTTGGTCTTAACCTAACTTATAGAACTCTTGCAGCAACTATAAAGTATGATAATTTAATACCAAGTGATCTTGAACATCTAACAAAAGGATATTATAACGAAGAGTCTAGACTTGTTGAAGATATCAAACAAAAACTACTAGAGCCATACGATTTAGAGTCTACAAAAGGTAATTTCAAAACTATTGAATGCTACATTATGGATGTAGCTGATGATATTGCTTATTCTACTTATGATGTCGAAGATGCTCTTAAGGGAGGATTTATAGATCCGCTATCTATGGCTAGTATTGATGATGGACTTCTTAAGAAGATTTTTAATGCTATGCCATCAGATCTAAAAATATCTAAAGATGAAATCAAAAATATCTTAATGAATATTTTCTCCGATTATATAGATTTCAACTCTGATTGTAGAGATATCTATAAAATTTCTAAAAACATTGCGAACAATAGTCTTTTGCGTACAAAATTAACATCAAAGCTGGTTAATAGCTGTATTCAAAATATTGAAATTGATATTAATCAAAAAGCTCCTATTATCTCTAAAGTTTATCTAAATGATGAAATTAGAAAACAGGTTGAAGTCCTAAAAAAATATATTTTATTTAAAATTATAAAATCGCCAAAACTCAATGTTCTAAGATACAGAGGTAGAGAAATTATTTCTGAAATTTTTGATATTTTGATTAACTCTGATACAAATGAGAGTCTTCTACCAGATGATATTGGTGCTATATTTTATAATACTCATAATGCTCAAGCCAAAGCTAGAATTATCTGTGACTATATTTCATCAATGACTGATAGATATATAATTGAACTTTATAACCAATTTAAATCAGATCCTTCTTCTATGATATTTAAGCCTTTCTCATAAAGTAACTAGCTCCACCAATACCTAGTAAAGAAACTGCTCCTGCAACAATTATCATATATATAGGAACCAATAAGCTATTAGTGGCTGAAATTAGTGATATTGTTAATGCAGGTGCTCCAGCTGAAAATATCAGATATCCTAAATTATAAGATATTCCATAACCTCTACATCTATACTCTAATCTAAAGAAGTTAGTTATTATGACATTATATGTTGAAGCAAAGAATCCCATAACTATAGATAATATTATAAAGCAAGCAAAGAAGTCTTTTCCTTCAATCATATTTTTATAAAAAACAGGCGTTACAACCATTGAGATTATAATCAAAAAAGCCAACATTTTAGTTTTAGATACATAATCACTAATGAAACCTCCAACTAGACAGCTTATCGCCATTATTATAGATCCAGTTAACAACATATCAGATAAATCAAATTTAGAAACTATATACATCTGATGAAATGATGGTAAAAATAAATATAACTGTGTAAAAAGCATAGCTATAGCTGCAACAAGAGCTATCCCAATTATTATCTTTGTAATAAATATTCCTCTTGAAGAGGCTTTACCCTGCTCATTGGCTATAGCTTCTTTAACTTGAGGTAAATCTACAATACTTTTTCTTAAGAAAAATAAAATAAAAGTAAAGCATGCTCCTATAAAGTAGCCGATTCTCCAACCATAATCTTGGATAAAAGCTTGACTAGCAAAATGATTTAACAGAAATAAAACTAATGATGTCATCATAATTCCCAAGCTGAGACAACAAAATACCATACTTGTTACAAAACCTTGTCTTTTTGGATAGTTTTCAACTATATAAACAACAGATACTGGTATTTCTGCCCCCATTGCTAAGGCTTGGATACAACGAAGAGATACAAATAATATAGTTGCTAACACTCCTATACTAGCTATTGTTGGCAGAAACGCTAAAGTTATTGTTGAAAAAAACAATAAAAACATATTTAAACGTAATATAAATGCCCTTCCTTTTTTATCAGCGATATGGCCAAATATCCAGGCTCCAAAAGGTCTAACGATATAGCCAACTATATAAACAAGAAAAACTAATAATGTATTACTAATAGAGCTACTTTCATCAAAAAACTTACTACCTATCGTCACAGCAAAAACTGAGTATATTGCTAAATCATAATATTCAAAAGCTGCTCCCAAAGTTGAGAACAGAAGTCGTTTATATTCTTTCATTTAATAGTCTTTTTAGAAATTTTTATATATCTTAATAATAATGCTATAGATATTCAAATACTTAACGGGCATAAGCTGAAGAAA
This window harbors:
- a CDS encoding MFS transporter, with amino-acid sequence MKEYKRLLFSTLGAAFEYYDLAIYSVFAVTIGSKFFDESSSISNTLLVFLVYIVGYIVRPFGAWIFGHIADKKGRAFILRLNMFLLFFSTITLAFLPTIASIGVLATILFVSLRCIQALAMGAEIPVSVVYIVENYPKRQGFVTSMVFCCLSLGIMMTSLVLFLLNHFASQAFIQDYGWRIGYFIGACFTFILFFLRKSIVDLPQVKEAIANEQGKASSRGIFITKIIIGIALVAAIAMLFTQLYLFLPSFHQMYIVSKFDLSDMLLTGSIIMAISCLVGGFISDYVSKTKMLAFLIIISMVVTPVFYKNMIEGKDFFACFIILSIVMGFFASTYNVIITNFFRLEYRCRGYGISYNLGYLIFSAGAPALTISLISATNSLLVPIYMIIVAGAVSLLGIGGASYFMRKA
- the dgt gene encoding dGTP triphosphohydrolase produces the protein MPINLYHENDYLRQNNDIAKKENFSPFRRDYARVVHSSSFRRLQAKTQIFPSFENDFFRNRLTHSLEVAQIAKSIAVKLNAEHDLNLDYDLIETAALCHDIGHPPFGHNGEVALNKKMHNFGGFESNAQTLRLISHTAKKDVDQKQSFGLNLTYRTLAATIKYDNLIPSDLEHLTKGYYNEESRLVEDIKQKLLEPYDLESTKGNFKTIECYIMDVADDIAYSTYDVEDALKGGFIDPLSMASIDDGLLKKIFNAMPSDLKISKDEIKNILMNIFSDYIDFNSDCRDIYKISKNIANNSLLRTKLTSKLVNSCIQNIEIDINQKAPIISKVYLNDEIRKQVEVLKKYILFKIIKSPKLNVLRYRGREIISEIFDILINSDTNESLLPDDIGAIFYNTHNAQAKARIICDYISSMTDRYIIELYNQFKSDPSSMIFKPFS